In one Pseudomonas sp. SCA2728.1_7 genomic region, the following are encoded:
- a CDS encoding HAD family hydrolase, which yields MALAIFDLDETLIHGDCATLWSEQMGRLGWVDPESFMRKNNELMDAYSHGKLRMEDYMEFSLEPLIGRTPEEVEHLVGPWVEDFIEPIIFSDATKTIAAHRKAGDRILVISASGTHLVRPIADRLGIDEVLGIELEVAHGVYSGHTMGTLTYREGKITRLLEWLDAEEENLEGASFYSDSRNDLPLLLKVDFPHVVNPDPVLLEHAEKANWPIHLWK from the coding sequence ATGGCTTTGGCAATTTTTGATCTGGACGAAACGTTGATCCACGGCGACTGCGCCACCCTCTGGAGCGAGCAGATGGGGCGCCTCGGCTGGGTCGATCCCGAGTCGTTCATGCGCAAGAACAACGAACTGATGGACGCCTACAGCCATGGCAAATTGCGCATGGAAGACTACATGGAGTTCAGCCTCGAACCGCTGATCGGCCGCACGCCGGAAGAAGTCGAGCACTTGGTCGGGCCATGGGTTGAAGACTTTATCGAACCGATCATCTTCAGCGACGCGACCAAAACCATCGCCGCCCACCGCAAGGCCGGCGACCGGATTCTGGTGATCTCGGCGTCGGGCACGCATCTGGTCAGACCGATTGCCGATCGACTGGGCATTGATGAAGTTCTGGGGATTGAACTGGAAGTCGCCCATGGCGTTTACAGCGGCCATACCATGGGCACGTTGACCTACCGCGAAGGTAAAATCACTCGCTTGCTGGAGTGGCTGGATGCTGAAGAGGAGAACCTGGAAGGTGCGAGTTTCTATTCCGACTCGCGCAATGATCTGCCGCTGTTGCTGAAGGTGGATTTCCCACACGTGGTGAATCCGGACCCAGTGCTGCTGGAACACGCAGAAAAGGCCAACTGGCCAATCCATCTCTGGAAATGA
- a CDS encoding zinc-binding dehydrogenase, with protein MKALQGVDGQVAWVEEPSPTCDVGQVRIRVAAAGLNRADLLQKAGLYPPPPGASQVLGLECSGVISEVGAGSAWQVGDRVCALLAGGGMAEEVVVDGRHVLPVPEGVSLIEAAALPEVYATVWLNVFQLAALKPGEKVLLHAGASGIGSAAIQLCKAFGNPCWVSVGSAERLAYCEALGAQGGVLRTDDLESLRDFGPFNVILDPVGGNYSALNLKLMALDGRWVLIGLMGGREAKLDLAQVLAKRVQLLGSTLRSRDDQFKADLLSDLGQQVWPLFAEGRLSPQLAKAFAVKDAEAAFAELASNTVAGKLVLVIDESLS; from the coding sequence GTGAAGGCATTGCAAGGCGTTGACGGTCAAGTGGCATGGGTTGAAGAGCCGAGTCCTACGTGCGATGTAGGACAAGTCCGCATTCGAGTGGCAGCAGCAGGCCTCAATCGCGCCGATTTATTACAGAAAGCAGGGCTCTATCCGCCACCACCAGGGGCCAGCCAGGTACTCGGTCTTGAGTGCTCCGGGGTGATCAGCGAGGTCGGCGCGGGCAGTGCCTGGCAGGTCGGCGATCGGGTTTGCGCCTTGCTGGCCGGGGGCGGCATGGCCGAAGAGGTGGTCGTCGACGGGCGGCACGTGCTGCCGGTTCCCGAAGGCGTCTCGCTGATCGAGGCGGCAGCATTGCCCGAGGTTTATGCAACAGTCTGGCTGAATGTGTTTCAACTTGCGGCGCTCAAACCGGGTGAGAAAGTTCTCTTGCACGCCGGCGCAAGTGGAATCGGTTCAGCCGCCATTCAGTTGTGCAAGGCGTTTGGCAATCCGTGCTGGGTCAGCGTTGGTTCGGCCGAGCGTTTGGCCTACTGTGAGGCGCTGGGTGCGCAGGGCGGGGTGCTGCGCACCGATGATCTGGAGAGCCTGCGTGATTTCGGGCCGTTCAATGTGATTCTCGATCCGGTCGGCGGCAATTATTCGGCGCTGAATCTCAAACTGATGGCGCTGGACGGCCGTTGGGTGTTGATCGGTTTGATGGGTGGCCGTGAGGCCAAACTGGATCTGGCGCAGGTCTTGGCCAAGCGTGTGCAACTGCTGGGCTCGACGTTGCGCAGTCGTGACGATCAGTTCAAGGCGGATCTGTTGAGTGATCTGGGCCAGCAGGTGTGGCCGTTGTTTGCCGAAGGGCGGTTGAGTCCGCAGTTGGCCAAGGCGTTTGCGGTGAAGGATGCCGAGGCGGCTTTTGCCGAGTTGGCGAGTAATACGGTGGCGGGAAAGCTGGTGTTGGTGATTGATGAAAGTCTGAGCTGA
- a CDS encoding carboxy terminal-processing peptidase, with product MKHLLPSTALALFIGIGLLPVSGNTFAANSWDKLQPDRDEVIASLNVVELLKRHHYSKPPLDDARSVIIYDSYLKLLDPSRSYFMASDISEFDKWKTQFDDFLKSGDLNAGFTIYKRYLDRVKSRLDFALAELNKGVDKMDFTTKETLLIDRKDAPWLKSTAELDDLWRKRVKDEVLRMKIAGKEPKQIQETLTKRYKNQLARLDQTRPEDIFQAYINTFAMSYDPHTNYLSPDNAENFDINMSLSLEGIGAVLQSDNDQVKVVRLVPAGPADKTKQVAPADKIIGVAQGNKEMVDVVGWRLDEVVKLIRGPKGTVVRLEVIPASNAPNDQTTKIVPITREAVKLEDQAVKKSVLNLKQDGKDYKLGVIEIPAFYLDFKAFRAGDPDYKSTTRDVKKLLTELQKDKVDGVVIDLRNNGGGSLQEATELTSLFIDKGPTVLVRNADGRVDVLEDENPGAFYKGPMALLVNRLSASASEIFAGAMQDYHRALIIGGQTFGKGTVQTIQPLNHGELKLTLAKFYRVSGQSTQHQGVLPDIDYPSLIDTKEIGESALPEAMPWDTIRAAIKPAADPFKPFLAQLKSEHDTRTAKDAEFVFIRDKLALAQKLMEEKTVSLNEAERRAQHNDIDAKQLTMENIRRKAKGEEPLKELKKEDEDALAAADPDKVKPEDDAYLSETGRVLLDYLKLSNQVAKK from the coding sequence ATGAAGCATTTGCTCCCCAGCACCGCCCTCGCTCTTTTCATCGGTATCGGTTTGTTGCCGGTGTCGGGCAATACATTCGCAGCCAACAGCTGGGACAAATTGCAGCCTGATCGCGATGAAGTCATCGCCAGCCTGAACGTCGTCGAGTTGCTCAAGCGTCACCACTACAGCAAGCCGCCGCTCGACGATGCGCGCTCGGTGATCATCTACGACAGCTACCTCAAGCTGCTGGATCCGTCGCGCAGCTACTTCATGGCCAGCGACATCAGCGAATTCGACAAGTGGAAGACCCAGTTCGACGACTTCCTCAAAAGCGGCGATCTCAACGCCGGGTTCACCATCTACAAGCGCTATCTGGACCGCGTCAAGTCGCGTCTGGACTTCGCCCTTGCCGAGCTGAACAAAGGCGTCGACAAGATGGACTTCACCACCAAGGAAACCTTGCTGATCGATCGCAAGGACGCCCCTTGGCTCAAATCCACCGCTGAACTCGACGACCTGTGGCGCAAACGCGTCAAGGACGAAGTGCTGCGGATGAAGATCGCCGGCAAAGAGCCGAAGCAGATCCAGGAAACCCTGACCAAGCGCTACAAGAATCAGTTGGCGCGCCTGGATCAGACCCGTCCGGAAGACATCTTCCAGGCGTACATCAACACCTTCGCCATGTCCTACGATCCGCACACCAACTATCTGTCGCCGGATAACGCGGAAAACTTCGACATCAACATGAGCCTGTCCCTCGAGGGCATCGGTGCCGTGTTGCAGAGCGACAACGACCAGGTGAAAGTCGTGCGTCTGGTGCCGGCGGGCCCGGCCGACAAGACCAAACAGGTCGCCCCGGCCGACAAGATCATCGGCGTTGCCCAAGGCAACAAGGAAATGGTCGACGTGGTCGGCTGGCGTCTCGACGAAGTGGTCAAACTGATCCGTGGCCCGAAAGGCACCGTGGTGCGTCTGGAAGTGATTCCGGCGAGCAATGCGCCGAACGACCAGACCACCAAGATCGTGCCGATCACCCGTGAAGCGGTGAAGCTCGAAGACCAGGCCGTGAAGAAGTCCGTGCTCAACCTGAAACAGGACGGCAAGGACTACAAACTCGGCGTGATCGAGATCCCGGCTTTCTATCTCGACTTCAAGGCTTTCCGTGCCGGTGATCCGGATTACAAGAGCACCACTCGCGACGTCAAGAAGCTGCTCACCGAGCTGCAGAAAGACAAAGTCGACGGCGTGGTCATCGACCTGCGCAACAACGGCGGCGGTTCCCTGCAGGAAGCCACCGAGCTGACCAGTCTGTTCATCGACAAAGGCCCGACCGTACTGGTGCGTAATGCCGATGGCCGTGTCGACGTACTCGAAGATGAAAACCCGGGCGCGTTCTACAAAGGTCCGATGGCGTTGCTGGTCAACCGCTTGTCCGCCTCGGCTTCGGAGATCTTCGCCGGCGCCATGCAGGACTACCACCGCGCGCTGATCATCGGTGGTCAGACCTTCGGTAAAGGCACCGTGCAGACCATTCAGCCGCTCAACCATGGCGAACTGAAACTGACGCTGGCCAAGTTCTACCGGGTCTCTGGCCAGAGCACCCAGCATCAGGGCGTGTTGCCGGACATCGACTACCCGTCGTTGATCGACACCAAGGAAATCGGCGAGAGCGCCCTGCCGGAAGCCATGCCGTGGGACACCATCCGTGCGGCAATCAAACCGGCGGCCGATCCGTTCAAACCGTTCCTGGCCCAGCTCAAGTCCGAACATGACACGCGCACCGCCAAGGATGCCGAGTTTGTGTTCATCCGTGACAAGCTGGCCCTGGCGCAGAAACTGATGGAAGAAAAAACCGTCAGCCTCAACGAAGCCGAACGCCGTGCCCAGCACAACGACATCGACGCCAAGCAACTGACGATGGAAAACATCCGTCGCAAAGCCAAAGGCGAAGAACCGCTCAAAGAGCTGAAAAAAGAAGACGAAGACGCCCTTGCGGCTGCCGATCCGGACAAGGTCAAACCAGAAGACGATGCCTACCTGAGCGAAACCGGGCGCGTACTGCTGGATTACCTGAAGCTGAGCAATCAGGTGGCCAAGAAGTAA
- a CDS encoding bifunctional diguanylate cyclase/phosphodiesterase, with translation MTTTEQLSALSSILTQSGLHSLFQPIISLSERRILGYEALTRGPSNSPLHSPIALFAVARQAGRLSELEIACRQSACRRFNEQQLPGKLFLNVSPESLLEAAHQPGRTLQLLQDFGIPPSQVVIELTEQTPIDDFQLLQTALHHYRAMGFSIALDDLGAGYSSLRLWSELRPDYVKIDRHFIDGIHQDALKREFVGSILQIAKASRAQVIAEGIELPEELAVLTEMGVDLVQGYLLGRPQEHPPRDARALMPKHDSSSVALNDEGSDLSALLNDQPAVHRDTPTATVLEAFRRQANLNSLAVLDEQGQPCGIVHRHSLSDALLKPFATDLFARKPISRLMNDDFLAVEMSQSLQQVSRLITSRARQRIEEDFIITLNGGYLGLGRVIDVLKLITELKIQQARYANPLTLLPGNVPIQQCLTRLLQQGRESVICYVDIDSFKPFNDIYGYGRGDEVLLCLAQCLNERVDPSRDFVGHIGGDDFLLVLGPEDWRKRLNQLLDDFQSQCRRFYRPEHLVVGCFIAPNRQGVRQEFPLLSLSIGVVHLHPEACAHLDASQLAEMASQAKHHAKNVPGYSVHVIDSLAAADVHPPQLIGQR, from the coding sequence ATGACCACGACCGAACAGCTGAGTGCCTTGAGCTCGATCCTGACTCAAAGCGGTTTACACAGCCTGTTCCAACCGATCATCTCTCTCTCGGAACGGCGCATTCTCGGCTACGAAGCCCTCACGCGCGGCCCTTCCAACAGTCCTCTCCACTCGCCGATCGCGCTGTTCGCCGTGGCACGTCAGGCCGGACGTTTGAGCGAACTGGAGATCGCCTGCCGCCAGAGCGCTTGCCGTCGCTTCAACGAGCAGCAACTGCCGGGCAAACTGTTTCTCAACGTCTCGCCGGAATCCTTGCTGGAAGCCGCCCATCAACCGGGGCGCACGTTGCAACTGCTGCAGGATTTCGGCATTCCGCCGAGTCAGGTGGTCATCGAGCTGACCGAACAGACACCCATCGACGATTTCCAGTTGCTGCAAACGGCCCTGCATCACTATCGGGCGATGGGCTTTTCCATTGCGCTGGATGATCTCGGTGCCGGCTACTCAAGCCTGCGCCTGTGGTCAGAACTGCGTCCGGACTACGTGAAGATCGATCGACACTTCATCGATGGCATTCATCAGGACGCGTTGAAGCGCGAGTTCGTCGGCTCGATCCTGCAAATCGCCAAAGCCTCACGCGCGCAAGTCATCGCCGAAGGCATCGAGTTGCCGGAAGAACTCGCAGTGCTGACTGAAATGGGCGTCGATCTGGTTCAGGGTTACTTGCTCGGCCGCCCTCAGGAACACCCTCCGCGCGATGCCCGCGCCTTGATGCCCAAACACGACAGCAGCAGCGTTGCGCTGAACGACGAAGGCAGCGACCTCAGCGCCCTGCTCAACGACCAACCGGCCGTGCATCGCGACACACCAACCGCCACCGTACTGGAAGCCTTCCGCCGCCAGGCCAACCTCAATTCACTGGCGGTACTCGACGAACAAGGCCAACCCTGCGGCATCGTCCATCGTCATTCCCTGTCGGATGCACTACTCAAACCGTTCGCCACCGACCTGTTCGCGCGCAAACCGATCAGCCGCCTGATGAACGACGACTTCCTCGCCGTGGAAATGAGCCAGTCCCTGCAACAAGTCAGCCGCCTCATCACCAGCCGCGCCCGCCAGCGCATCGAAGAGGACTTCATCATCACCCTTAACGGCGGCTACCTCGGCCTTGGCAGGGTGATTGATGTGCTCAAACTGATTACCGAACTGAAGATTCAACAGGCTCGTTATGCCAACCCGCTGACCTTGCTGCCGGGTAATGTGCCGATTCAGCAATGTCTGACTCGCCTGCTGCAACAAGGCCGCGAGTCGGTCATCTGCTACGTCGACATCGACAGTTTCAAACCCTTTAATGACATCTATGGCTACGGGCGCGGCGATGAAGTTCTGCTGTGTTTGGCGCAATGCCTCAACGAGCGAGTAGACCCGTCCCGCGACTTCGTTGGCCATATTGGCGGCGACGACTTCCTCCTTGTCCTTGGCCCCGAAGATTGGCGCAAACGTCTTAATCAATTGCTTGATGATTTCCAGAGCCAATGCCGGCGGTTCTACCGTCCTGAACACCTTGTGGTTGGATGCTTTATTGCGCCGAATCGCCAAGGGGTGCGACAGGAGTTTCCGTTGTTGTCGCTTTCCATTGGCGTGGTGCATTTGCATCCCGAGGCTTGCGCACACCTGGATGCCAGTCAACTTGCGGAAATGGCTTCGCAGGCGAAGCATCATGCTAAGAATGTTCCGGGGTATAGCGTGCATGTGATTGATAGTCTGGCCGCTGCCGACGTCCATCCACCGCAGCTAATCGGACAACGTTGA
- a CDS encoding RHS repeat-associated core domain-containing protein, with translation MEAVTRIEQALDSFPATLSIYREQLRHWASRAADKVSHAADLPSLMGMERIIRFGSDSTVVSSTDNEFFSGVVQCPKGGVMEIESKFESVYDIALGNIVVDVIAMDGGETTPITLDAQGKGSFKGIPGKFYRVQVHSEVTESQVEDLFKAYDGLTAELDGWLRSEWQGFKPQWSQSVATAAGNGMLAGSWAAIEGVWDSIGLLSDILKDPGAFAERLGEGATQLMALAATAPDVMEKLQLLVSDEAALCLLLRTASLWLEMLPPSEIAGKTAEAASMMMVQLLIDVLISVVLTFVSGGAGIAYLTLRLADRAVQLLSAVKRLVKAMFGIVEGFIKYVDQYKAVAARGIAAGVKKGRMQLRWNAQRNTLLKKDEHHDDSPDPAKNPNGDSADCVPRTCTNGCPVSMVTGEELLTLTDAVLDGVLPFEFTRLYRSSAAEIDVGLGFGWSHSLAHRLEFFADEVVWVDHENRRTRFPLPSIERPAIHNSLSRAAIFLGDEPEELILALAGATARFYHFRAGRLTAISDAYGNRLTVQRDRSDRVQRLDNGAGRSLLLRYDRAQLLGVDYQVFRDGAWSTEQALVSYRYDAYQHLIEATNAVGDSERYDYDDAHVILQRQLAGGASFFWEWERSGKASRCVRHWASFSQMDTRYVWNDDGSVAVHYVDGTEETYVHDDRARLVRKVSADGGEQLKAYDSSGRLIAEQDALGAVTEYRYDEVGRLIALIPPDEAPTSYEYRNGFLFRRSRGEAVWIYRRNAEGDVTEAVDPDGQVTHYYYDTRGQLLSIRYPDSSRHRLVWNSLGQLTEETLPDGGVRRFSYDALGRRTTTADEHGAVTRQHWDAVGRLIQTTFPTGSTRAYSYGAYGQVTAERDELGRITRYEYDDDLHLVSRRINPDGTRVQYRYDHAQLLLTEIENESGEKYRLDYTPTGLIRQESGFDGRRTAYTYDLNGHLLEKAEFGDDGSCLLTAYERDAAGRLLVKTLPDGLKVVYQYDRFGRLIGVDDGQQHPLAFEYDRQDRLITEHQGWGTLRYRYDACGQLKRMRLPDNSVLDYRHAKGGALTDIDLNGTPLTRHIYKSGREQQRQQGLLLSEYSYDDQGRLLAHAVGHQRDSLYRRDYAYSANGNLAHIADSRHGQRTYGYDALDRLIRVRHSRDELPESFAHDPAGNLLMQDRPGPSQIKGNRLLMQGDRHYDYDAFGNLIRERRGRAQTLVTEYRYDSQHRLIGLTRPDGQTASYKYDAFGRRISKTVGDETTEFFWQGDHLVAESSESEYRSYVYEPGTFRPLALLDGKGPKKACPFYYQLDHLGTPQELTDYSGDIVWSAQYDAYGKVAALTLAGDDYLNQPLRFQGQYFDGESGLHYNRHRYYDPRLGRYLTPDPIKLAGGLNQYQYVPNPTGWVDPLGLSSNCPPPNKPGCEVPGGGGGAKVDEGEPALPTPKLSASEAAKREIVRLNNSQGMHMVGKHDPELTDEKFKQRAIDGTDPITGQQRRGRNAGIGNPSSRFYSWEIMLEAYVLATTRVEHGLPRYTGQDNQGANVVKMRLPDAGEGYKPNRRDKENPRLVTNMGGFEMKFDPITEVPFTLYPTE, from the coding sequence ATGGAAGCCGTCACCCGCATCGAGCAAGCACTCGACAGCTTTCCCGCCACCCTCAGTATTTACCGCGAACAGCTCAGGCATTGGGCCAGTCGAGCGGCGGACAAGGTCAGCCACGCCGCAGATCTGCCGTCACTGATGGGTATGGAGCGGATCATTCGCTTCGGCTCCGATAGCACTGTCGTCAGCAGCACCGACAACGAGTTTTTCTCCGGCGTCGTCCAGTGCCCGAAGGGCGGGGTGATGGAGATCGAGAGCAAGTTTGAATCGGTATACGACATTGCGCTGGGCAACATCGTGGTCGATGTGATCGCCATGGATGGTGGTGAAACCACCCCCATCACCCTTGATGCGCAAGGCAAGGGCTCGTTCAAAGGAATACCTGGCAAGTTCTACCGGGTGCAGGTGCACAGCGAGGTCACTGAGAGTCAGGTCGAGGATCTTTTCAAAGCCTATGACGGCCTGACCGCTGAGCTGGATGGCTGGCTGCGCAGTGAGTGGCAGGGTTTCAAACCGCAGTGGTCGCAGTCGGTGGCGACGGCGGCGGGCAACGGCATGCTCGCCGGGAGCTGGGCGGCGATCGAGGGGGTGTGGGACAGCATTGGCCTGCTGTCGGACATTCTCAAGGATCCTGGAGCGTTCGCCGAGCGGCTGGGTGAGGGCGCCACGCAGTTGATGGCGCTGGCGGCGACCGCCCCCGACGTCATGGAAAAGCTTCAATTGCTGGTCAGTGACGAAGCTGCACTGTGTTTATTGCTGCGCACGGCCAGCCTTTGGCTGGAGATGCTGCCGCCCAGTGAAATCGCCGGCAAAACCGCTGAAGCGGCATCGATGATGATGGTGCAGTTGCTCATCGATGTGCTGATCAGCGTCGTCTTGACGTTCGTCAGTGGTGGCGCAGGCATCGCTTATCTGACGCTGCGTCTGGCGGATCGCGCCGTGCAGTTGCTGTCGGCGGTGAAGCGTTTGGTGAAGGCGATGTTCGGCATCGTTGAAGGGTTCATCAAATACGTCGATCAATACAAAGCCGTTGCCGCCCGCGGCATCGCCGCCGGGGTGAAAAAGGGCCGGATGCAATTGCGCTGGAATGCGCAGCGCAACACCTTGTTGAAGAAAGACGAGCATCACGACGACTCGCCGGATCCGGCGAAAAACCCCAACGGCGACAGCGCCGATTGCGTGCCGCGCACCTGCACCAACGGTTGTCCGGTGTCGATGGTCACTGGCGAAGAACTGCTGACCCTCACCGATGCGGTGCTCGATGGCGTGTTGCCGTTTGAGTTCACGCGGTTGTATCGCTCTAGTGCCGCCGAGATCGATGTCGGGCTGGGGTTTGGCTGGAGTCATTCGCTGGCGCATCGGCTGGAGTTTTTCGCCGATGAGGTTGTTTGGGTCGATCACGAAAACCGGCGTACCCGCTTTCCGTTGCCGAGCATTGAACGGCCGGCGATTCACAACAGCCTGTCGCGGGCGGCGATTTTTCTGGGTGATGAGCCGGAAGAGCTGATCCTCGCGCTGGCCGGGGCAACGGCGCGGTTCTATCACTTTCGCGCAGGACGGCTGACGGCGATCAGCGATGCCTATGGCAATCGTCTGACGGTGCAGCGCGATCGGTCTGACCGGGTGCAGCGCCTGGATAACGGCGCCGGGCGCTCGCTGTTGTTGCGCTATGACCGGGCGCAGTTGCTGGGTGTGGATTACCAGGTGTTTCGCGACGGCGCTTGGAGTACCGAGCAAGCGCTGGTCAGTTATCGCTACGACGCCTATCAGCACCTGATCGAAGCGACCAACGCCGTCGGTGACAGCGAGCGTTACGACTACGACGACGCGCACGTGATTCTGCAGCGGCAACTGGCCGGTGGCGCGAGTTTCTTCTGGGAGTGGGAGCGCTCGGGCAAGGCTTCTCGCTGTGTCAGGCATTGGGCCTCGTTTTCGCAGATGGACACGCGCTACGTCTGGAATGACGACGGCAGTGTCGCGGTGCATTACGTCGATGGCACCGAAGAGACCTACGTCCACGATGATCGTGCGCGGCTGGTGCGTAAAGTCTCGGCGGACGGTGGCGAACAGCTCAAGGCTTATGACTCCTCGGGACGCTTGATCGCCGAGCAGGATGCTTTAGGTGCCGTCACCGAATACCGCTACGACGAGGTCGGACGGCTGATCGCGCTGATTCCGCCGGATGAGGCGCCCACGTCCTACGAGTATCGCAACGGTTTCCTGTTTCGGCGTTCGCGCGGCGAGGCGGTGTGGATCTACCGGCGCAATGCCGAGGGCGATGTCACCGAAGCGGTCGACCCCGATGGCCAGGTCACCCATTACTACTACGACACCCGGGGGCAGTTGCTGTCGATCCGCTACCCGGACAGCAGTCGGCATCGCTTGGTCTGGAACAGCCTCGGCCAGTTGACCGAGGAAACCCTGCCCGACGGCGGCGTGCGGCGCTTTTCCTACGACGCACTGGGTCGGCGGACCACAACCGCCGACGAACACGGTGCAGTCACTCGTCAGCATTGGGACGCCGTTGGCCGACTGATTCAGACGACATTTCCTACCGGTAGCACTCGCGCCTACAGCTATGGCGCCTACGGTCAGGTCACTGCCGAGCGCGATGAACTCGGGCGCATCACCCGCTACGAATACGACGATGACCTGCACTTGGTCTCGCGGCGGATCAACCCCGACGGCACGCGGGTGCAGTACCGCTACGACCATGCGCAGTTATTGCTCACCGAGATCGAAAACGAATCCGGGGAAAAGTACCGGCTGGACTACACGCCGACCGGGCTGATTCGTCAGGAAAGCGGTTTTGACGGCCGCCGCACGGCGTACACCTATGACCTGAACGGGCATCTGCTGGAGAAGGCCGAGTTCGGTGATGACGGCTCTTGTTTGCTCACTGCGTATGAGCGCGATGCGGCCGGACGTCTTCTGGTCAAAACCCTGCCCGACGGCCTCAAGGTTGTTTATCAATACGACCGTTTCGGCCGACTGATCGGTGTTGATGACGGCCAGCAACATCCCCTGGCCTTCGAGTACGACCGTCAGGACCGGCTGATCACCGAACATCAGGGCTGGGGCACCCTGCGTTACCGTTACGACGCCTGCGGCCAGCTCAAACGCATGCGTCTGCCGGACAACAGCGTGCTCGACTACCGCCACGCCAAGGGCGGCGCGCTGACCGACATCGACCTCAACGGCACGCCGCTGACCCGTCACATCTATAAGTCCGGTCGCGAACAACAACGTCAGCAGGGCCTGCTGCTCAGCGAATACTCCTACGACGATCAGGGACGATTACTCGCCCACGCCGTAGGCCATCAGCGCGATTCGCTGTACCGCCGCGATTATGCCTACAGCGCCAACGGCAATCTCGCGCACATCGCCGACAGCCGCCACGGCCAACGCACCTACGGCTACGACGCCCTCGACCGCCTCATTCGCGTACGTCACTCACGCGACGAACTGCCGGAATCCTTCGCCCACGACCCGGCCGGCAACCTGCTGATGCAGGACCGTCCCGGCCCGAGCCAGATCAAGGGCAACCGCCTGCTGATGCAGGGCGACCGCCACTACGACTACGACGCCTTCGGCAACCTGATCCGCGAACGCCGCGGCCGCGCGCAGACTCTCGTCACCGAATACCGCTACGACAGCCAACACCGCCTGATCGGCCTGACCCGCCCCGATGGTCAGACCGCGTCTTACAAGTACGACGCCTTCGGCCGACGCATCAGCAAAACCGTCGGCGACGAGACCACCGAATTCTTCTGGCAGGGCGACCACCTCGTCGCCGAAAGCAGCGAAAGCGAATACCGCAGCTACGTCTACGAACCCGGCACCTTCCGCCCGCTCGCGCTGCTCGACGGCAAAGGCCCGAAAAAAGCCTGCCCGTTCTACTACCAACTCGACCACCTCGGCACCCCGCAGGAACTCACCGACTACAGCGGCGACATCGTCTGGTCCGCGCAATACGACGCCTACGGCAAAGTCGCCGCGCTGACCCTCGCCGGCGACGACTACCTGAACCAGCCGCTGCGCTTTCAGGGGCAATACTTCGACGGGGAAAGTGGACTGCATTACAACCGGCATCGGTACTACGACCCGAGGCTGGGGCGGTATCTGACGCCGGATCCGATCAAATTGGCCGGTGGGCTGAATCAGTACCAGTACGTGCCGAATCCGACGGGGTGGGTGGATCCGTTGGGGTTGAGTTCCAACTGCCCGCCGCCGAATAAGCCTGGGTGTGAGGTGCCGGGTGGGGGTGGTGGGGCTAAGGTAGATGAAGGTGAGCCAGCGCTGCCGACGCCAAAATTAAGCGCGAGTGAAGCTGCGAAGAGAGAGATTGTGAGGCTAAACAACAGTCAGGGGATGCATATGGTTGGCAAGCATGACCCCGAGTTAACAGATGAAAAATTTAAACAAAGAGCTATTGATGGAACGGACCCTATCACGGGTCAACAAAGAAGAGGTCGAAATGCTGGTATAGGCAATCCGAGCTCAAGATTTTACAGTTGGGAAATAATGCTTGAAGCCTATGTCCTCGCAACAACCAGGGTTGAACACGGGCTTCCTCGTTACACCGGCCAGGATAATCAGGGCGCCAACGTTGTAAAGATGAGGCTTCCTGACGCTGGGGAAGGTTACAAGCCAAATAGAAGGGATAAAGAAAATCCTAGATTAGTTACCAATATGGGTGGGTTCGAAATGAAATTCGACCCAATTACAGAAGTGCCATTTACTCTTTATCCGACTGAGTGA
- a CDS encoding SEL1-like repeat protein — MFLRLKARASYWLARRLFHWSWFVRQPRGWRWLEGQFARMANLGDVDAQSFYGHILTFRGVGLGAREEGVRLLRLAALAGDGKAAYQVGVISLTGTPSKPPDPVEAARWWSIAAKAGHPLAELKLKELSTRDSTL; from the coding sequence GTGTTTTTACGACTCAAGGCGCGGGCCAGTTACTGGCTGGCCCGCAGGCTGTTTCACTGGTCATGGTTTGTTCGCCAACCGCGCGGCTGGCGCTGGCTCGAAGGGCAGTTTGCGCGTATGGCCAACCTCGGCGATGTCGATGCGCAAAGCTTCTATGGGCATATCCTGACCTTTCGTGGCGTCGGCCTGGGCGCACGTGAAGAAGGTGTGCGCCTGTTGCGGCTGGCGGCCCTCGCGGGTGATGGCAAAGCGGCTTACCAGGTCGGAGTGATCAGCCTGACCGGGACACCGAGCAAACCGCCGGATCCTGTTGAAGCCGCACGCTGGTGGAGCATCGCTGCCAAGGCGGGGCACCCGTTGGCTGAGCTCAAGTTGAAAGAGCTGAGTACTCGCGACTCAACACTGTAA